Genomic window (Pseudothauera hydrothermalis):
CCCGTGGGCAGATAAGTGGTGATCAAGGCCCGGTGTTCGACCAGTGAGCGCAGGATCTGCTTGATTTGCCGGGCATCGTGCAACAGATACTGGGCAAAGTCGTCAGAGCGGAGCAGTTCGACGCGCGTGGTGTTTTCGGTGCTCATGCAAAGGCCGGTAGCTGCGGTGCGCAAGTAGGATGAGGTCCGATTCTAAAGCATGGACGGTTGCACGTCGCCGGCATTAGCGGGCATGAAGGCGCGCTATTTTGGCTTCAAGGCGGCGTGCTGTTTGCTTGCGTGCCCCCATCTGTGCCGGGTGGCGTGTCGGGCAGGGTAAGTTTGGATGGCGGCGGTGCGTCAAGCTCGCCTTGTTCGACCCGGTACAGCCAGGCCAGCAGTTCGGCCACCGCCAGGTAGAGCTGGGGCGGGATACGTTCGTCCAAATCCACCTGCATCAGCAGCGCGACGAGTTCGGGCGATTCGTGCACATAAACTCCCGCTTCGCGCGCCCGGGCAATGATTTCCTGGGCTATCAGGCCGCGCCCTTTGGCAACGACCCGCGGGGCGGCGTCGCCGGCGGAGTAGGTCAGCGCTACCGCTTCGTCGCGGCTGGCTTGCCGATCAGGCTCAGGTTGCATCGGCCACCTCGACTACCATGCCGGTCAGTGGCACGCCCGCGGCATCAAGCGCTTTTTCCAGCGCTGGCTGGCCGGCTTGCAAGGCTTGGGCGGTATCGGCATCGCCGGCCTGGATGCGCAGTGCGAGACCGCCTGCGCCAAGTTGCAGATGTGCTTGCACGCTGCCCAGACGTGGCAGCGTCAGACGCAGCGAGGTGCGCCACTCGGGGGGCTGGTCGCGGCCGTCGCCATGGCCTTCGCCTTCGCGCCCCGGGTCTTCGATCCGCCATTCGATCGGCTGCCCCGGCCACGCCTGACCGTGCCAGACATATTGCTGGGTGGCCAGCGCATCGAGTTGCTGGTGCACCATGGGTAACAGACGCTCCGGTATTGCCGGCAGCCGCGCGGCGGGGGCGCTGTCCGCCTGCGACGAGGCGCCGCTGGCACGCTCGAATGTGCCGGCTGACATGGCGCCGGTCTGCCTGCCCGCCGCGGGGCCGGCCGCCGCTGCGTGCTGTGGTGTCTGCGGCGTTGGGCTGGCGGATTGCTGGGCTTGCGGCTCCTTCAGTAGTGCTGCGATATCGATTTTTCCGGCCAGCCATTGGGACTGATGCGCTTCGTAGAACAAACCGCTTTGCGCCAGTGCCTGCCGCAGCACAGGGGCCAGTGCGGCGCCGTTGGCCGGCGGGGCGGATAGCAGGGGTTTGCCGCCGGCCAGCGCCGCCGGTTCGGCGGCCGGTTGGCCGGTCAATAGAAAGCTGATCAGACGTCCGGTGGGGCTGAGTTCCGGCCGGGTGATGGAGGTACCCGCCGTTGCCGGCGGTTCGGCCAGTTGGGCAAAGACCGCACGCGGCGTGGTGTGGGTGACGACAAGCTCCAGGGTATCGCCGGCGTTGGCTGTCTGGGGAAGCGCCAGGGTGATCTGACGGCCGGCGACAATGGCCTGAAAGGTGCCGTCGGGCAGGGCGCGTTGCAGGGCCGCGGTGATACGCTGGCCAGGCAACAAGTCCGGGAGTTGGGACTGAATCTCGCGCGCACGCTGCAGACCGGGTAGCGGCGGTTCGGTCTCAAAGAAGCGGGCTTCGGTGAGCAGGCGCAGGCGGGCGGCGAGGTCGGCGGGGATCATGGACTAGCCTGTCATGGCGATCGGATATCCAGCACGGTTCGAATGCATCGACACGGTCAGAACTCGGCGCTCCGATAAGCGTTTCGCACAGCCCGGTCTTTGACGCTGCCGGACAAAAGCTTGCGGGTTTCCTCCAACAGCGGCCCGACGTATTCAAGGATCTGGGCGTCGATCTCCAGCATGCGCGCGATCTGGGTTTGCATGGTTTCGATGCTTTCCCGGCTCAACTCTATAGGTGTGTGCTGTTCGACCGCGCGCATGCGTAACTGCGCCAGGGTGTGTTCATGGGCGCTCAGTGCTTCCAGATCGTTGTTATGGGCTGCCGCCAGCATGGACGCGTAACACTGATACATGGCCGCGCAGATTTCCGGTGTCAGCATCGCAGTGCGCTCCTGTGCGTGTTCAGCCGCCGGCTTTGGGGGTGATTTGGCGCCAGGCGTCTTGCAGTTCGGCCAGCAAGCCTTGGACTTCTTTCAGGGCGGCCAAGTCGTTCTTGAGGTTTGCCCAGAACAGCCGGGAGGTCATGTAGTTGTACAGCGCAGACAGGCGTTCGGCCAGTTCTCCGCCTTGCTCCGGGTCCAGGCTGGCGTCCAAACCGTTGGAGATGATATCGATGGCTTTGGAGATGGCCGCACCCTTGGTGGCTAGGTCGTTGTTTTCCATCGCGTACTTGGCGGTGGCCAGCGCGGTGCTGGCGCCTTCGAACAGCATCAGGATCAAGCGGTGCGGGTCGGCCGTCTCGATGGCCACATCGAGACTGACCTGTTGGTAGGCTGCTGCGGCTTTTTTGGTCGAAGCGAACATTATCGGTTACTCCAGGACTGCAGCGACGCAAGTTGCTGAGCCAAATAGTTACTGGTGTCCTTCATGCCGGCGACCAGGGTATCCAGCGCGGTAAACTGCTTGCGGTAACGCTCTTCGATGCTGGCCAGACGCTGATTCAGGATCGTACGCTGCGAATCCAGATCCTTGATCATACGGTTGACGCTATCGGTCAGATTGTTGATGGTGCCGCCGGTGCCTACGACGCTGTCGAGCGAGTTCTTGAACGCTTCCCCGATATTGGTGGTCAGTCTCAGCACTGCGTCATAGTCGTTTTCCAGCGCACGGTCGAGTTTGGCGCCATCGACCACCAATTGCCCTTCCTTGCTGAAGGCAATGCCGATGTCGGCCAGGCGCTGAAACTGTGTGTTGCCACCGGCGGTGGTGTTGAACACCAGGTTGCGCAACTGCGCCTGCGTGGTGCGAATGACCGCCTGACCCTGTAGCGGCCCGCTTTCCTTGGTTTCCGGGTTATAGGCGCCAAGATTGGCGATGGTGGACACCGCCTCGTTGAGGCTTTTGACAAACGCGTTGAGGTTGGCCTTCAACGCCGTGGTCGTATCCTTTTTGACCGTGATATTGGTCGGATTGCCGGCATTGGTTGCCTTCAAGGTCAGCGTCACGCCGTCGAGTGCGCCCGAGATGGTATTGGTGCTGCTGGTGATGGCAATACCGTTCAAAGTGAGGGCGGCATTCTGCGCTGCCCGCCCGCCTTGCGCGGCATCCTGGCTCATACTGCCGGTTGCGGTTTGTGGGTCGAAATCGAAACCGGTCAAGCCGGAGAGCTGCATCACGTTCTCAGTGCCGGAATGATCGGAAGTGAGCACCAGCCGGGCTCCTGCGGTGCCGGTGATGATGGTCGCGGTCACCCCGCCTTTGGCGGCATTGATCGCATCGCGCAAGCCGGCCAGCGTGTTGTTCGAGGAATCGATGGTGATTTCCAGTTGGCGGCTGCTGTCTGGGGTGTAGACACCACCGACCAGGGTACCGAAGTCGATGGTGAGTGTTCCAGTGGCGATGGTATCGTTGGCGCTAGCAAAGGGCGAAGAGACCAGTCGGTGGCTTTGCGCCAGGCTGGTGACTTCGAGCGCATAGACGCCGGCGACCGCGCCGGAGGCGGCGCTGGCCGTGGCGACATTGGTGTCGGCCACGGTGGCCAAAAATGAGGTGTATTTTTCGGCCGCGGTTTGCCCAGAACCCGGCAGCAAGGCCGAGGCCGAGGACTGCAAGGCAGACAACGCGCCCTTTAGCGAACCCAGTGCGGAAATGCGCGCCTGATAAGACGCTTCCTTGCGCTGCAGGTTGATCAATGGTTGCTGTTCGACCTGCATCAGGCCCTTGAGAATGCCGGCCAGATCCAGGCCTGATCCTACGCCGAGTGAAGTGACGCCAGCCATGTCGTATCTCCTGAGTGGTCCGAGCCAAAGAAAGCAGAAATCATGCCTTGTTGTGGATCAACAAGCCTTGCAGCCGATCCAGCGCCTTGGCGATGTTCAGGACTTCTTCAGACGGAATTTGCCGCAGCACCTCCTGGGTTTGCAGGTCGATGACCTTGACGATAGTGCGTCCGGTGTCGTCGTCCAGCGAAAACTGGATGCTGTCGTTGATCGGTTGCACAAACTCCCGGATGCGCTTGACGGCCTCTTCGAGCGCCTGCGGATCGTTTGCCTGCTCCGGCTGTGCAACCAGTGCGATACCAACGCTTTGTTCGACTGCATTGACCTCGGCACTGCGGTTTGACTGCGGTGTGCCGCGAACGGTCGCCTCATCCAGCTTGCCGGCCGGGTTTGCCAGCTCATAGCCGCCGGGTGCCACAGGCGTGCTGCTGCTCAAAGGTTGGATGCTCATGATGGGCTCCTTGAACTACTCAAGGCGAAACGGCGCGGTAGCCGTGCCGCTACCGCGCCGCCGCTTTTACCGCAAGGTCGCTGCCGATCAGCCGCGCAGCAGGCTCAGCACATTTTGCGGCAGCGCGTTAGCCTGGGCCAGCATCGCGGTACCCGCCTGTTGCAGCACCTGGGCGCGAGTGAGCGCCGCGGTTTCGGCCGCAAAGTCGGCGTCACGGATGCGCGAGCGGGAGGCCGACAGATTTTCCACCGACGTCTGCAGATTGGCCACGGTGGCCTCGAAGCGGCTTTGCAGCGCACCGAACTTGGCGCGTTGGCCGTTGATTGCATCCAGTGCGCTGTCGACCACACGCAGCGCGTTGGTGGCGCCGGAAACGGTGGAAATGTCGAGCTCCTGCACTTTCTTCAAGGTGCTGCCCACCGTGGTGCTCACCGCGACCGCGCCGCTGCCGAGCACGCCGGCAGTAAAAGCGGCGTCCGAGGAGGTGGTGATCGAGTACGACTTGGACGAATCCAGCGTCACTTGGCCGGCCGCGGTGAGGGTGCCCGAGGTGTTCGCGGCAAGCGTTTCCGTGGTGCCGGAGCCCAGGATGATGCCGGCCGTTGCCGCGCCGGTGCTGGCCGCCCCGATGTTGATCGAGCTGCCATCGTCGGTGCTCAGCAGGATGGCATTGTTGGCGCTGTTCAAGCGCGCGGTGATGCCGGTCTTGGAGCTGGCCTCGTTGATGGCATTGACCGCCTGAGTCAGGCCGTCCGCGGTATCGGCGTCCGATACGGTAAAGGAGACGGTCTGGATGGTGCCGGGGCCAGCGGCGTTGGACGAAAAGAGCTGAACCGAGAAGTTGCCCGAGGCAGCAAAATCCAGCACGGTTTCGGTGCGGGCCGAGGCGCGCACCCCGGTGGTCGGTTGCGAGTTAATCTTGGCGGCAATGTCGCGCGCGCTGTCGCTGGTGGTCGTGGTGATGGTTGCCGAACCGCCCGCGCCATTGATGGTCACCGTGCCGCCGGAGGCCACGGCGGCGCCGGTAATCGCCGACCCGGTGCTGGTACCGCTGACCGCGGTGGACTGGGTAGCGTTACCGATCTGATAAGTGCCGTATTGGCTGGTGCGGAAATCGGTGGTGGTGGCGGTGATGGTCTGGTTGGCATTGGCACCGACCTGATACACCAGCGAGCTGTTGGAACCGTCGAACAGCCGGGTGCCGTTGAATTCGGTGGTGTTGGCAAAGCGTTCCAGTTCGGCCACCAGTTGGGTGACTTCGGCGTTCAGCGCGGCACGGTCGGAAGCGCTGTTGGTGGCGTTGGCCGATTGCACCGCCAGCTCGCGCACCCGCTGCAAAATGTTGCCCATTTGGTTCAGTGCGCCTTCGCCGGTCTGTGCCAGGGACACGCCGTCATTGGCATTGCGGCGGGCTTGATCCAGGCCGCGGATCTGCGCGGTAAAGCGTTCGGAAATGGCCAGACCGGCAGCATCGTCCTTGGCGCTGTTGATGCGCAAACCGGACGACAGGCGCTGCAGCGAGGTGGCGAGCGCGTTGCCGGTACCCGCAAGATTCCGCTGTGCGTTGAGCGACGCGACGTTGGTGTTGATGACGGCAGACATTTTGGTTCTCCTCTTGGAAAGAAGGGCTCTACGGAGGTCGGGTCAGGGCGTCAACCGCTGCTCCTTGGGTGCATTAACGGACGGTTGCATAAAATCTTGAGGGCAATTTTTGCCGCCTCGGGATGTCGACGTTAGAAGCGGAACCAAGCTTCCATCCATTCATCCAGGTGGTCCTGCAACAGCCAGTGTTGGCGCACATGCTCACGCAACGCGTCACCGCGTGCGGCCAGCGCGTCCGGGTCGGCCAGATGCTCGCGGATGGCGGCCACCCAGTCGCGGGTGCGGTTCTTGACCAAGGTGACCGGAAAACCGCAGCGGTAAGGGCCAAAATCGCTGGCAATCACCGGATAGCCCAGAATGCCATACTCGAGCAGCTTGAGGTTGCTCTTGCAAAGGTTGAAGTCATTGTGTTCGATCGGTGCCAGCGCCAGGTCCAGATTGAGGGCGGCCAGTTTTGCCGGGTAGTCGGGCGTTGGCACACCCAGGTGGAATTCCTGCACATAGGGGCGGATGGTGTCCGGGCACATGCCCAAAAACACCCACTCCACCTCGTTGGCCAACTCGCGCACCACATCGGCAATTTCTGCCAGGTCGCCGCCGTGGCTCAGCCCGCCGGCCCAGCCCACCCGCGGTTTGCGTCCTGCGCGGCGGCGGGGTTGCAAATGGGCCCATTTTTCGGCGTCGATCCGGTTGGGGACTACGCGAATCTCGGGGGCGTACGCGCGATAGGCTTCGGCCAGCCCTTCGGTGGATACGATGAAGCGGTCGCACAACTCCAGGCCCCTGCGCAGCCGTTTGGCGATGTCTTTGGGAATATGTGCGCGGTGAAAGCTGCGCACCGGGACATTGGTGATGAGGTCATCGAGCTCATACACCAGTTTCAGCGAGAAGAACTTGCGATACTGCTCAAGGTGCCGGAGCTGGTCGTCGGTTACCTGGCGCTGCAGCAGCAAGGTGTCGGCATCGAAGGCGCTCAAGTCCAGCGGGTTGTAGTGGTCGGTGCCCAGATAACCGTCGATCCGGCCGGCGGCCATGGCGGCCTGGAAGGGTTCGATGACG
Coding sequences:
- a CDS encoding EscU/YscU/HrcU family type III secretion system export apparatus switch protein translates to MQPEPDRQASRDEAVALTYSAGDAAPRVVAKGRGLIAQEIIARAREAGVYVHESPELVALLMQVDLDERIPPQLYLAVAELLAWLYRVEQGELDAPPPSKLTLPDTPPGTDGGTQANSTPP
- a CDS encoding flagellar hook-length control protein FliK; protein product: MIPADLAARLRLLTEARFFETEPPLPGLQRAREIQSQLPDLLPGQRITAALQRALPDGTFQAIVAGRQITLALPQTANAGDTLELVVTHTTPRAVFAQLAEPPATAGTSITRPELSPTGRLISFLLTGQPAAEPAALAGGKPLLSAPPANGAALAPVLRQALAQSGLFYEAHQSQWLAGKIDIAALLKEPQAQQSASPTPQTPQHAAAAGPAAGRQTGAMSAGTFERASGASSQADSAPAARLPAIPERLLPMVHQQLDALATQQYVWHGQAWPGQPIEWRIEDPGREGEGHGDGRDQPPEWRTSLRLTLPRLGSVQAHLQLGAGGLALRIQAGDADTAQALQAGQPALEKALDAAGVPLTGMVVEVADAT
- a CDS encoding flagellar protein FliT, which codes for MLTPEICAAMYQCYASMLAAAHNNDLEALSAHEHTLAQLRMRAVEQHTPIELSRESIETMQTQIARMLEIDAQILEYVGPLLEETRKLLSGSVKDRAVRNAYRSAEF
- the fliS gene encoding flagellar export chaperone FliS, which codes for MFASTKKAAAAYQQVSLDVAIETADPHRLILMLFEGASTALATAKYAMENNDLATKGAAISKAIDIISNGLDASLDPEQGGELAERLSALYNYMTSRLFWANLKNDLAALKEVQGLLAELQDAWRQITPKAGG
- the fliD gene encoding flagellar filament capping protein FliD, with the translated sequence MAGVTSLGVGSGLDLAGILKGLMQVEQQPLINLQRKEASYQARISALGSLKGALSALQSSASALLPGSGQTAAEKYTSFLATVADTNVATASAASGAVAGVYALEVTSLAQSHRLVSSPFASANDTIATGTLTIDFGTLVGGVYTPDSSRQLEITIDSSNNTLAGLRDAINAAKGGVTATIITGTAGARLVLTSDHSGTENVMQLSGLTGFDFDPQTATGSMSQDAAQGGRAAQNAALTLNGIAITSSTNTISGALDGVTLTLKATNAGNPTNITVKKDTTTALKANLNAFVKSLNEAVSTIANLGAYNPETKESGPLQGQAVIRTTQAQLRNLVFNTTAGGNTQFQRLADIGIAFSKEGQLVVDGAKLDRALENDYDAVLRLTTNIGEAFKNSLDSVVGTGGTINNLTDSVNRMIKDLDSQRTILNQRLASIEERYRKQFTALDTLVAGMKDTSNYLAQQLASLQSWSNR
- a CDS encoding flagellar protein FlaG, producing MSIQPLSSSTPVAPGGYELANPAGKLDEATVRGTPQSNRSAEVNAVEQSVGIALVAQPEQANDPQALEEAVKRIREFVQPINDSIQFSLDDDTGRTIVKVIDLQTQEVLRQIPSEEVLNIAKALDRLQGLLIHNKA
- a CDS encoding flagellin; protein product: MSAVINTNVASLNAQRNLAGTGNALATSLQRLSSGLRINSAKDDAAGLAISERFTAQIRGLDQARRNANDGVSLAQTGEGALNQMGNILQRVRELAVQSANATNSASDRAALNAEVTQLVAELERFANTTEFNGTRLFDGSNSSLVYQVGANANQTITATTTDFRTSQYGTYQIGNATQSTAVSGTSTGSAITGAAVASGGTVTINGAGGSATITTTTSDSARDIAAKINSQPTTGVRASARTETVLDFAASGNFSVQLFSSNAAGPGTIQTVSFTVSDADTADGLTQAVNAINEASSKTGITARLNSANNAILLSTDDGSSINIGAASTGAATAGIILGSGTTETLAANTSGTLTAAGQVTLDSSKSYSITTSSDAAFTAGVLGSGAVAVSTTVGSTLKKVQELDISTVSGATNALRVVDSALDAINGQRAKFGALQSRFEATVANLQTSVENLSASRSRIRDADFAAETAALTRAQVLQQAGTAMLAQANALPQNVLSLLRG